In one window of Gemmatimonadota bacterium DNA:
- a CDS encoding aminotransferase class V-fold PLP-dependent enzyme, which produces MNRNEGPADEASIGRIESDGTAMGDTGSRRRFLKGGLAAAAGVAATSMWDATAALAQENEAAAPGPPDRIDDEAYWEKVRAQFHLNPDTIYLNNGTLGLCPKPVTQAVYDGYVYLAEAGSEGRSQLWDEVEASRKTAARFLGADEREMVLTRNATQGLSVIANGIRMEPGDEVLMTSDEHIAGIQPWTRRARRFGIHVNQVQIPSPPKSKQEVVDLFEQALTPRTKVVFFCHVTRGPGLLYPVRNLCDMARERGIVSAVDGAQTPGMTPVNLHEMGCDLFATSLHKWALTPSGTGCLYVREGFQETFWPTSDGNGPWDDREQQLWRIGPHGTYERPIRAAIKPALDFLDSIGMDAIYARDRMLSDYLKEQLMEMPGISLGTSTDHALSSPGITSFGVEGWDTSLLRGILRGKAGIVVSRDQRRSHDMIRVSTHFYNTPAEIDRLIEVMKEIL; this is translated from the coding sequence ATGAATCGCAATGAAGGCCCTGCTGACGAAGCGTCGATCGGCCGGATTGAATCGGACGGCACTGCAATGGGCGACACGGGAAGCCGGCGGCGGTTTCTCAAGGGCGGTCTCGCGGCGGCGGCCGGTGTGGCGGCGACCTCCATGTGGGACGCGACGGCGGCGTTGGCACAGGAAAACGAAGCGGCTGCTCCCGGTCCGCCCGACAGGATCGACGACGAAGCCTACTGGGAGAAGGTCCGCGCGCAGTTCCACCTGAATCCCGATACCATCTATCTGAACAACGGGACCCTCGGGCTGTGTCCGAAACCGGTCACGCAGGCGGTCTACGACGGGTACGTATATCTCGCGGAAGCGGGCAGCGAGGGAAGGTCCCAACTGTGGGACGAAGTGGAGGCAAGCCGGAAGACGGCCGCCCGGTTTCTGGGGGCGGACGAGCGTGAAATGGTGCTTACCCGGAACGCTACACAAGGACTGAGCGTCATCGCGAACGGGATTCGGATGGAACCGGGGGACGAAGTGCTCATGACTTCGGATGAGCACATCGCGGGCATCCAGCCGTGGACGCGCCGAGCCCGGCGATTCGGCATACACGTCAACCAAGTTCAGATCCCCAGTCCGCCGAAGAGCAAACAGGAAGTGGTGGACCTGTTCGAACAGGCGCTGACCCCGAGGACGAAAGTGGTTTTCTTCTGCCACGTCACCCGCGGCCCCGGCCTGCTCTACCCGGTCAGGAATCTGTGTGACATGGCCCGCGAGAGGGGAATCGTGTCGGCCGTAGACGGCGCCCAGACACCCGGAATGACCCCCGTCAACCTGCATGAGATGGGGTGCGATCTCTTCGCCACGAGCCTCCACAAGTGGGCGCTGACCCCCTCCGGCACCGGTTGTCTGTACGTTCGGGAGGGATTCCAGGAGACCTTCTGGCCCACGTCCGACGGCAACGGCCCGTGGGACGACCGGGAACAGCAACTCTGGCGCATTGGCCCACACGGCACGTACGAGAGACCCATCCGGGCCGCGATAAAACCCGCGTTGGATTTTCTCGATTCCATTGGAATGGACGCGATTTACGCCCGCGACCGCATGTTGTCCGACTATCTGAAGGAACAACTCATGGAGATGCCCGGAATCAGCCTGGGGACCTCCACGGACCATGCGCTGTCGAGTCCCGGAATCACTTCCTTCGGCGTCGAGGGATGGGACACCTCGCTTCTTCGAGGCATCCTCCGAGGAAAGGCCGGCATCGTCGTGAGCCGGGACCAGAGACGGTCACACGATATGATCCGGGTATCCACGCACTTCTACAACACGCCGGCGGAAATCGATCGACTGATCGAGGTGATGAAGGAAATATTGTAG
- a CDS encoding FtsX-like permease family protein, with the protein MTILNRKVFRELARMRGQVIAITLVMACGIMVYVSSRHTYIALLESQESYYTSYRFADVFAGIKRAPAQVAERIARIQGVSGVRTRIVMDVNLDVPGLDEPATGRLVSIPETRRPVLNDLAIQEGRYPAVGRPEEVIISEAFALANGLAPDDWIGAVINGRRKALRVVGIGLSPEYVYEVQGSGSIFPDNLRFGVIWMSRDALGAAFDMEGGFNDLSVALSPEARERDVIDRMDLILEPYGSAGAYGRDSQISHKFLSDEILGLSVSSNVTPAIFLGIAAILLHIVFSRMVRAQRDQIAIMKAFGYRNLSIGWHYLKFAFLAVSGGTLLGIVGGFWIGRPLTGMYQAYYRFPDLVYELHVDVITLSAVISVSAALLGTLHALRAAMALPPAEAMRPESPPHFRPLAMERMGVHRMLSPVWRMIFRNMERRPARTMLSAFGIAMSVAILVMGRFTFDSIDYLIDYQFRTVQRDDAAVVFAGPRPARARFELAHLPGVVRSEPYRAVPVRLRSGHIVKQTAITGLDPAGELRQLIDREGRVQALPPEGIVLNKTLADLLAVREGDMLAVEVQEGSRMQGSLAVTLIVDELIGTTAYMDTRALNRFLGEGRTISGAYLSVDPLRAAELYSTLKETPAVAGVAVREAVIQGFEETIAESTNATTFTLTVFACIIACGMVYNGARIALAERNREMASLRVLGFTEREISVVLLGEQAIITLCSIPIGFLIGWALCYLAVDATAQELYRMPLVITGKTYAFAFLVVTAAAVASAYIVHRKLRYLDLVGVLKTQE; encoded by the coding sequence ATGACCATCCTGAACCGCAAGGTGTTCCGCGAACTGGCGCGCATGCGCGGCCAGGTCATCGCCATCACGCTGGTGATGGCCTGCGGGATCATGGTCTACGTCTCCTCGCGCCACACCTATATCGCCCTGCTGGAATCGCAGGAATCCTACTACACCAGCTACCGTTTCGCCGACGTGTTCGCCGGCATCAAGCGGGCGCCGGCGCAGGTCGCGGAGCGCATTGCCCGGATTCAGGGCGTCTCCGGCGTCCGCACCCGGATCGTAATGGACGTGAACCTGGACGTGCCCGGGCTGGATGAGCCCGCTACCGGGCGGCTGGTCTCCATACCCGAGACACGCAGGCCCGTGCTCAACGACCTCGCGATCCAGGAAGGCCGCTACCCGGCGGTCGGGCGGCCCGAGGAGGTCATCATCAGCGAAGCCTTCGCGCTGGCCAACGGACTGGCGCCGGACGACTGGATCGGGGCGGTCATCAACGGACGGAGGAAGGCCCTGCGCGTCGTGGGCATCGGCCTGTCGCCCGAATACGTCTACGAAGTGCAGGGATCCGGATCCATCTTCCCCGACAACCTGCGCTTCGGCGTGATCTGGATGAGCCGGGACGCCCTCGGCGCGGCCTTCGACATGGAGGGCGGGTTCAACGACCTGTCGGTCGCCTTGTCGCCGGAAGCGCGCGAGCGGGACGTGATCGACCGCATGGACCTCATCCTCGAACCCTACGGGAGTGCGGGCGCCTACGGTCGGGACAGCCAGATCTCCCATAAGTTCCTTTCGGATGAAATCCTGGGCCTGAGTGTTTCCAGCAACGTTACGCCGGCCATCTTCCTTGGGATCGCGGCGATTCTGCTGCACATCGTGTTTTCCCGCATGGTGCGGGCCCAGCGGGACCAGATCGCCATCATGAAAGCCTTCGGCTACCGAAACCTGTCGATCGGTTGGCACTACCTGAAATTCGCCTTCCTGGCCGTGTCCGGCGGGACCCTCCTCGGCATCGTGGGCGGATTCTGGATCGGCCGGCCGCTCACCGGCATGTACCAGGCCTATTACCGATTCCCCGACCTGGTCTACGAGCTGCACGTCGACGTCATCACCTTGTCCGCGGTAATCAGCGTTTCCGCAGCGTTGCTGGGTACCCTGCACGCCCTTCGCGCGGCCATGGCCCTGCCTCCCGCGGAAGCGATGCGGCCGGAGTCGCCGCCCCACTTTAGGCCGCTCGCGATGGAACGCATGGGCGTGCACCGGATGCTCTCGCCGGTCTGGCGGATGATCTTCCGCAACATGGAACGGAGGCCGGCCCGAACGATGCTTTCCGCCTTCGGCATCGCCATGTCGGTGGCGATCCTGGTCATGGGACGTTTTACCTTCGACTCCATCGATTATTTGATCGACTACCAGTTTCGTACCGTGCAGCGCGATGACGCGGCCGTGGTCTTCGCGGGTCCCCGTCCCGCGCGCGCCCGGTTCGAACTGGCCCATCTTCCCGGCGTCGTCCGCTCCGAGCCGTACCGCGCCGTGCCCGTCCGGCTTCGTTCCGGTCATATCGTGAAGCAGACCGCCATAACGGGACTCGATCCGGCTGGAGAGCTGCGGCAGTTGATCGACCGGGAAGGCCGGGTTCAGGCCCTGCCGCCGGAGGGCATCGTGCTGAACAAGACGCTGGCCGACCTCCTGGCGGTCCGGGAGGGCGATATGCTCGCCGTCGAAGTACAGGAAGGGTCTAGAATGCAGGGCAGCCTGGCGGTAACCCTGATCGTCGACGAGTTGATCGGCACCACCGCGTACATGGATACACGCGCTTTGAACCGGTTCCTGGGCGAAGGCCGGACGATCTCCGGCGCGTATCTCTCAGTGGACCCGCTTCGGGCGGCCGAGTTGTACAGCACGCTGAAAGAGACGCCGGCCGTGGCGGGTGTCGCCGTCCGCGAGGCCGTGATCCAGGGCTTCGAAGAAACCATTGCCGAAAGCACGAACGCCACCACGTTCACGCTGACCGTCTTCGCTTGCATCATCGCCTGCGGTATGGTCTACAACGGCGCCCGCATCGCCCTGGCGGAAAGAAACCGCGAAATGGCCAGCCTGCGGGTGCTCGGGTTCACCGAGCGGGAGATATCGGTCGTCCTCCTGGGCGAGCAGGCCATCATTACCCTTTGTTCGATACCGATTGGATTTCTGATCGGATGGGCATTATGTTATCTTGCCGTGGACGCCACCGCCCAGGAACTCTACCGGATGCCGCTGGTCATCACCGGAAAGACCTATGCGTTCGCCTTCCTGGTCGTTACCGCGGCGGCCGTGGCGTCCGCGTACATCGTCCACCGGAAACTGCGCTACCTGGACCTGGTGGGCGTGCTCAAGACCCAGGAATAA
- a CDS encoding carbohydrate kinase family protein — MTHDVVGLGCACLDFLGIVPHLPDQDDQIWMSDSTQQGGGMVSTALVTLSKLGVSTAFVGKVGNDMAGRAVKEEFDEYGVDSAHLIVEAGATTPVSMILVDESTGQRTIMAGGTTVEMSPSEIPTGMITAARYLHLDTTDRQAALAAARIAHDAGVPVVLDADSLSRPQDIEDLLRATDYLIASRVFAEALTGRADPATATKSLAGYGSSVTVVTLGEEGSYTLAGDRSFHTPAFSVEVVDTTGAGDVFHGAYTFGLLQGWSLEKTSVFSSAVAALNCTRLGGRTGIPDLRSALDFLRDRRSEHFNDRD; from the coding sequence ATGACCCATGACGTCGTCGGCCTGGGATGCGCCTGCCTGGACTTCCTGGGTATCGTGCCTCACCTGCCGGACCAGGACGACCAGATCTGGATGAGCGACTCGACCCAGCAAGGCGGCGGGATGGTCTCCACCGCACTGGTCACGCTTTCCAAACTGGGGGTGTCCACCGCCTTCGTGGGTAAAGTCGGAAACGACATGGCGGGCCGCGCCGTGAAGGAGGAATTCGACGAGTACGGGGTCGACTCGGCCCATTTAATCGTGGAGGCCGGTGCAACGACCCCCGTCAGCATGATTCTCGTCGATGAATCGACCGGGCAGCGAACCATTATGGCCGGCGGGACGACTGTTGAAATGTCCCCTTCTGAAATACCCACCGGAATGATCACCGCCGCCAGGTACCTTCATCTCGACACTACGGACCGGCAGGCCGCACTGGCCGCCGCCCGTATTGCGCATGACGCCGGCGTGCCCGTGGTGCTGGACGCGGACAGCCTGTCCCGCCCGCAAGACATCGAGGATCTGCTGCGGGCGACGGATTACCTGATTGCTTCGCGGGTGTTCGCCGAAGCGCTGACCGGCAGGGCAGATCCTGCAACGGCCACGAAGTCCTTGGCCGGTTACGGATCGTCCGTCACGGTCGTAACGCTTGGAGAAGAAGGCAGTTACACGCTGGCAGGAGACCGGTCTTTCCACACGCCGGCGTTCTCCGTGGAGGTCGTCGATACGACCGGCGCGGGCGACGTATTCCACGGCGCATACACATTCGGTCTGCTGCAGGGATGGAGTCTTGAGAAGACGTCGGTGTTCTCATCGGCCGTCGCCGCCCTGAACTGCACCCGGCTCGGGGGACGAACCGGGATTCCGGATTTACGCAGTGCGTTGGATTTCTTGCGAGATCGTAGGTCGGAGCACTTCAACGACAGAGACTAG
- a CDS encoding aminotransferase class V-fold PLP-dependent enzyme — translation MSLTADVRAMLPDLDGYAYFQTSGFSPKLNPVVDEVVHWLKFQSRGPALPFVAGRIEELKRDIRGKVARTVNATPEEIVMTENTTIGINIVANGIDWKPGDNVLLTNHEHPGNRLTWYNLTGRYDVELRFAPMYNDLGRTLEEMDRLIDGRTRLVSVSHVSRRTGLRLPGRAVCDLAHEKDTPVLFDGAQSFGAIPIDVRAMDCDFYSFCGHKYTMAPQGTGGLFIRRDRIDWLKPSWIGSHSQKSFDQEGHMDLHDEARRFEFATRSVPDQAGFGKALDIWDGLGWEAIFAGIAAYTDRMKAALLEVPGLVLETPASYDDSSGIVTFHVPGLEAGPLSESLQQHEKVLVSPLEFAAESTRVSTHVFNSDEDLERLTTGIRRVQREGLDA, via the coding sequence ATGTCACTGACCGCAGACGTACGGGCCATGCTGCCCGACCTGGATGGATACGCGTATTTCCAGACCAGCGGGTTTTCTCCCAAACTGAACCCCGTCGTCGATGAAGTCGTCCACTGGCTGAAGTTCCAGAGCCGGGGTCCCGCCCTGCCCTTCGTCGCCGGGCGGATCGAGGAACTGAAGCGGGATATCAGGGGCAAGGTCGCCCGTACCGTCAACGCCACGCCGGAAGAGATCGTCATGACGGAGAATACCACGATCGGCATCAATATCGTGGCCAACGGCATCGACTGGAAACCGGGCGACAACGTACTGCTCACCAACCACGAGCATCCGGGCAACCGGCTGACCTGGTACAACCTGACCGGGCGGTACGACGTGGAACTGCGGTTCGCGCCGATGTACAACGACCTCGGCAGAACGCTCGAAGAAATGGACCGCCTGATCGACGGCCGCACGCGGCTCGTCAGCGTCAGCCACGTCTCGAGACGCACCGGACTGCGCCTGCCGGGCCGGGCAGTCTGCGACCTGGCTCACGAAAAAGACACGCCCGTCCTTTTCGACGGCGCGCAGTCCTTCGGGGCCATACCGATCGACGTGCGCGCGATGGACTGCGACTTCTACAGCTTCTGCGGACACAAATACACCATGGCGCCGCAGGGCACCGGGGGCCTGTTCATCCGCCGGGACCGCATCGACTGGCTCAAGCCGAGCTGGATCGGGTCACACTCGCAGAAGTCCTTCGACCAGGAAGGCCACATGGACCTGCACGACGAGGCCCGGCGATTCGAGTTTGCCACGCGGAGCGTGCCGGACCAGGCCGGATTCGGCAAGGCCCTGGACATCTGGGACGGGCTGGGGTGGGAAGCGATTTTCGCGGGCATCGCGGCGTACACCGACCGGATGAAGGCCGCCTTGCTCGAGGTCCCGGGACTGGTGCTGGAAACGCCGGCGTCCTACGACGATTCATCGGGCATCGTTACTTTCCACGTGCCGGGCCTGGAGGCGGGTCCCCTGTCGGAGAGCCTGCAGCAGCATGAGAAAGTGCTGGTCTCCCCGCTCGAATTCGCGGCGGAAAGCACCCGTGTATCGACCCACGTATTCAATTCGGACGAGGACCTGGAGCGGCTGACGACGGGGATCCGGAGGGTACAGCGAGAGGGGCTGGACGCCTGA
- a CDS encoding ABC transporter ATP-binding protein — MTVDQASPVFRARRISKVYRMGEVDVSALRGVDLDLYAGELAVFLGASGSGKSTLLNILGGLDVPTGGQVFYLERELTGADERERTDFRRKSVGFVFQFYNLIPSLTALENVELVTEIADRPMPAEEALRLVELEPRMHHFPAQMSGGEQQRVAIARAIAKRPEVLLCDEPTGALDYATGKRVLEVIEKVNSTLGTTTAVITHNAAIADMADRVIRLRSGEIVEVYANPTKKRPDELSW; from the coding sequence ATGACCGTCGACCAGGCGAGTCCGGTATTCCGGGCCCGGCGAATTTCCAAGGTCTACCGCATGGGCGAGGTGGACGTATCCGCCCTCCGGGGGGTCGACCTGGACCTGTACGCCGGCGAGCTGGCCGTTTTCCTGGGGGCGTCGGGAAGCGGCAAATCGACGCTGCTCAACATCCTGGGCGGGCTCGATGTGCCCACGGGCGGCCAGGTCTTCTACCTCGAACGGGAATTGACGGGGGCGGACGAGCGTGAGCGGACGGATTTCCGCCGGAAGTCCGTGGGTTTCGTCTTCCAGTTCTACAACCTGATCCCCAGCCTCACGGCACTGGAGAACGTGGAACTCGTCACCGAAATCGCCGACCGGCCCATGCCGGCGGAGGAAGCCCTTCGCCTGGTTGAACTCGAACCGCGCATGCATCACTTCCCGGCCCAGATGTCGGGCGGAGAGCAGCAGCGCGTGGCCATCGCCCGGGCCATCGCGAAGCGCCCGGAAGTGCTCCTTTGCGACGAACCCACTGGCGCCCTGGACTACGCGACCGGCAAACGGGTGCTGGAAGTGATCGAGAAAGTCAACAGCACGCTGGGCACCACGACCGCGGTCATCACCCACAACGCGGCGATCGCGGACATGGCTGACCGGGTCATCCGCCTGCGCAGCGGCGAGATCGTCGAGGTATACGCCAATCCGACGAAGAAACGGCCGGACGAACTGAGCTGGTAG
- a CDS encoding Ldh family oxidoreductase, translating into MNRPPEAYIHVDETSLLAFTTACFEKVGLSGHHASIISRLLVNSDLRGVRSHGVRAASGYTRSFAEGHHNPRPSVRVIAESPTSVIVDGDGTLGYWPMVDATEGAIAKARETGLGMGLARHIGHYGSAGHYTRMCMESGCIGFSVQGYRNMGDARGQDPKPQIGYFGNPPLCFGIPAGDEPPIVQDVATRILADYQHSPEFDDLLSRIPAAFFKSIGYGAVATVLGCALAGAALPEADEVQVRWPGAGHGGMVLAIHTETVIPTADFKKEVDRFVRDVRETYEPMPGYDEALLPGAIEEERMALHREQGIRFGEIEQRTVREMGERLDVPLPF; encoded by the coding sequence ATGAACCGTCCGCCGGAAGCATACATCCATGTCGATGAAACATCCCTGCTGGCTTTCACGACGGCCTGTTTCGAGAAGGTGGGTTTGTCGGGCCACCATGCCTCGATCATCAGCCGGCTGCTGGTTAACTCCGACCTCAGAGGCGTTCGCAGCCACGGGGTCCGCGCGGCATCCGGCTATACGCGATCCTTCGCCGAGGGGCATCACAATCCACGGCCCAGTGTGCGGGTCATCGCCGAATCGCCTACTTCCGTCATCGTGGATGGCGACGGCACGCTCGGGTACTGGCCCATGGTGGATGCGACGGAAGGCGCCATCGCAAAGGCCCGTGAAACCGGACTGGGCATGGGATTGGCCCGGCATATCGGGCACTATGGATCGGCGGGCCACTACACCCGCATGTGCATGGAGTCGGGCTGCATCGGATTCTCGGTCCAGGGTTACCGCAACATGGGGGATGCCCGCGGCCAGGACCCGAAGCCCCAGATCGGTTACTTCGGCAATCCGCCGCTCTGCTTCGGGATTCCGGCCGGCGACGAGCCTCCGATCGTGCAGGACGTGGCCACGCGCATCCTGGCCGATTACCAGCATTCGCCCGAATTCGACGATCTCCTGTCCCGCATACCGGCCGCCTTCTTCAAGAGCATCGGTTACGGGGCGGTCGCCACGGTCCTGGGATGCGCGCTGGCCGGCGCCGCGCTGCCGGAGGCCGATGAGGTACAGGTCCGGTGGCCGGGCGCGGGTCACGGCGGCATGGTTCTGGCCATTCACACCGAAACGGTGATTCCCACGGCGGATTTCAAAAAGGAAGTGGATCGTTTCGTAAGGGATGTGAGAGAAACCTACGAGCCCATGCCGGGATATGACGAGGCCTTGTTACCCGGTGCGATTGAAGAGGAACGTATGGCACTCCACCGGGAGCAGGGCATCCGGTTCGGCGAGATCGAACAGCGTACCGTACGGGAGATGGGCGAGCGACTGGACGTTCCGTTGCCGTTTTGA
- a CDS encoding LamG domain-containing protein yields MFSRVVLMMTALFLLLTHPGVTAAQSPTVDRSNLVLELLFDGDARDTSGNEHHGELFGPVSTEDRFGQPNAAFSFDGKNDYIRVAPPPALSSEAFTLSVWVKYDDDAFSRYWTNGVITQDNGGSSERRVFQLSAFGPLPTWHIMGRGRDPLITRPVGTSVWRHLAVTHDGEEHRLYMDGELHDQAEAPFPPHPQEPVYVGRKGSGEPDFYFKGVIDDVRIYTETLSPEAILALTRENGWQPPALAGIEVPDPPESSLEDALVAHWPMETAAIRDVSASGLKTIVMGQPESIEGRRGGALRFDGNEDWAVVKNPSLDLLHYLTITCWIRGFDTDSEYSQVLWYGDGAWGQDPYSMSIQEGKVGFRVDDVATQWEVMTESTPSPGAWTFVAATLNTRSDGLMDQKIYVNGELSMEQVTPNPYRYIELGRMWLTFATFGSGWDLSRLDLDDVRLYNRSLSHREIESLFEEAQE; encoded by the coding sequence ATGTTCAGTCGCGTCGTTTTGATGATGACCGCGTTGTTCCTTCTCCTCACGCATCCGGGCGTAACCGCGGCCCAGTCGCCGACGGTCGACCGATCCAACCTGGTCCTCGAACTGCTGTTCGACGGCGACGCTCGGGATACGAGCGGAAACGAGCATCACGGCGAGTTGTTCGGTCCGGTCTCCACCGAAGACCGGTTCGGGCAGCCGAATGCCGCCTTTTCCTTCGACGGAAAGAACGACTACATCCGCGTCGCGCCGCCGCCGGCACTGTCCAGCGAGGCCTTCACCCTGTCGGTCTGGGTGAAATACGACGACGACGCATTCTCCCGGTACTGGACCAACGGGGTCATCACCCAGGACAACGGCGGCTCCAGCGAACGACGCGTCTTCCAGCTCAGCGCATTCGGCCCCTTGCCCACGTGGCACATCATGGGCCGGGGCCGCGATCCGCTGATTACCCGTCCTGTCGGGACCTCCGTATGGCGGCACCTGGCTGTTACCCACGACGGCGAGGAGCACCGGCTGTACATGGACGGTGAACTGCATGATCAAGCCGAAGCGCCCTTCCCGCCGCATCCGCAGGAACCAGTCTACGTCGGGCGCAAGGGTTCAGGCGAACCGGATTTCTATTTCAAGGGCGTGATCGACGACGTCCGTATCTACACGGAGACGCTCTCACCGGAGGCCATCCTGGCCCTGACCCGGGAGAACGGATGGCAGCCACCGGCCCTGGCGGGCATCGAAGTGCCGGATCCGCCGGAATCCTCGCTTGAAGACGCCCTCGTGGCCCACTGGCCCATGGAGACCGCCGCAATTCGCGACGTGTCGGCCAGTGGACTGAAGACTATCGTGATGGGACAGCCGGAATCCATAGAAGGTCGAAGGGGAGGAGCGCTTCGATTCGATGGCAACGAGGACTGGGCGGTGGTCAAAAATCCGTCGCTAGACCTCCTCCACTACCTGACGATTACTTGCTGGATCAGGGGATTCGATACCGATAGCGAGTACAGCCAGGTACTCTGGTACGGTGACGGCGCCTGGGGACAGGACCCTTATTCCATGTCGATACAGGAAGGGAAGGTCGGATTCCGCGTGGACGACGTGGCGACCCAATGGGAAGTGATGACCGAATCGACGCCCTCGCCCGGTGCCTGGACGTTCGTGGCGGCGACGTTGAATACCCGGTCTGACGGTCTTATGGACCAGAAGATCTACGTCAATGGAGAACTCTCCATGGAACAGGTGACGCCGAATCCCTACCGGTACATCGAACTGGGCCGCATGTGGCTGACCTTTGCAACCTTCGGGAGCGGATGGGACCTGTCGCGCCTGGACCTGGACGACGTCAGACTGTATAACCGCTCGCTGAGCCACCGGGAGATCGAATCCCTTTTCGAAGAGGCACAGGAGTAA
- a CDS encoding Gfo/Idh/MocA family oxidoreductase, which yields MAKYRAGLIGLGWMGMLYDLAQRTGVWDVDDIDRPTPDLNIHRRFHYHENPGTEGLPSSYAEALWDRPDVELVAAAERDVKRLRAFRERYGVVSLYDDAGDMLAIERPDIVAVATNTKHRADFTCLAVHHGAKGIFTEKPMAHTLEEADRMVRTCAEAGVPLSCGAIATTHPSFARAGALVRDGGIGELLSIEAPGPFAQHQNWSYFVDSEPAWVIGTGDVPRRESGSDEFMGQGMLVTESGLVVHFRKGAPGVRLHGSKGDLAYDFPTGWQRWEEMEVEGRPYRVEVPWPGPQFVPPYGGVYSLNDVMDCLAGKLDEPKNSGRRVVMALEVEIALKRSSARGGVRVDLPLEDRSLGLNYDWFR from the coding sequence GTGGCAAAGTACCGGGCAGGACTCATCGGTCTCGGGTGGATGGGCATGCTGTACGATCTCGCGCAGAGGACCGGCGTGTGGGATGTGGACGACATCGATCGTCCGACGCCCGATTTGAACATCCACCGGCGCTTCCACTACCACGAAAACCCGGGCACGGAGGGGCTGCCTTCCTCCTACGCCGAAGCGCTGTGGGACCGCCCGGACGTCGAACTGGTCGCGGCGGCGGAGCGGGACGTGAAACGGTTGCGCGCCTTCCGGGAACGGTACGGCGTCGTATCCCTCTATGACGACGCCGGGGACATGCTGGCCATCGAACGACCGGACATCGTAGCTGTAGCGACGAATACCAAGCATCGCGCCGATTTCACCTGCCTCGCCGTTCACCATGGCGCGAAGGGGATCTTCACCGAGAAACCTATGGCCCATACGCTGGAGGAAGCGGACCGGATGGTACGGACCTGCGCGGAAGCGGGCGTGCCGTTGAGCTGCGGCGCGATCGCCACCACCCATCCATCTTTCGCCCGTGCCGGCGCCCTGGTGCGCGACGGCGGCATCGGAGAGTTGCTGTCGATCGAGGCCCCGGGGCCCTTCGCCCAGCATCAGAACTGGTCCTATTTCGTGGACAGCGAACCGGCCTGGGTAATCGGAACCGGCGATGTACCGCGGCGGGAATCGGGAAGCGACGAATTCATGGGTCAGGGCATGTTGGTGACCGAAAGCGGCCTCGTGGTGCATTTTCGAAAGGGCGCGCCGGGCGTGCGCCTGCACGGTAGCAAAGGCGACCTGGCCTACGATTTCCCAACGGGCTGGCAGCGATGGGAGGAGATGGAGGTGGAAGGCCGGCCCTACCGGGTGGAGGTACCCTGGCCGGGTCCCCAGTTCGTGCCTCCCTATGGCGGTGTGTATTCGCTGAACGACGTGATGGACTGCCTGGCAGGGAAGCTGGACGAGCCCAAGAACTCGGGCCGCAGGGTCGTCATGGCGCTGGAAGTGGAGATCGCCCTGAAACGCTCCTCCGCGCGGGGCGGCGTGCGCGTCGATTTGCCCCTTGAAGACCGTTCGCTGGGGCTCAACTACGACTGGTTCCGGTAG